CCCGGGCCCGGATGCTCGCCGCCCGCTGGAAGGAGAACCCGCCGAAGCCCCAGCCGTTCCGCGCCGACCCGGAGCCGAGGGCACCGAGCCGCTCGTCCTGGAGGTCGACGGCCATCGTCCTCGGGACCGTGGCAGTGATCATCCTGGTGCTGGGGTATGCGGACTTCCGTCCGTTCTAGCGCGCTGAGCAGGTAAGGGGCGGACGTGCGGGGCAGTATCTGGAACGGGGCGCAGGCGGCGGTACGCCTCGCGAAGGGGACCGCACTGCGGGAGGCCATGTTCGACGTGGCCGACCCGGCTGTCTGGATCGCGCTGGACGACGCGGTGCGGCACAGGGCCCGGTCCTCGGCCGACGGCACCTGGCTGCCGGCCTGGCAGCGGACCGAACAGGGGCTGACGCTGACCGACGGCCAACTCGCGCTCGGCCTGTGCCAACGGGACGGGAGGATCCGCGAGTGGGCGCTGGGGGAGGTCGCGGAGCGGCCGGGGTTGTTGCCGTTGGTCGTGATCCGGTGCGCGGACTGGGCCGAACCGGTGCGGGACCGGGCCCGGACGCGGTGGGCCGAGGCGGTCACCGTGGAGACCGCGGTCGCGCTGGCCCCGCTCGCCCTGCGGATCGGCATCCGGTACCGGGGTGACTTCGCCCTCGGCCTGATCGACAAGGTACTGCGCTCGGCGGACCGCGAAGCGCTGCTTCCGCTTCTCACCCATACCGACCGCGCCGTGCGCCGCTTCGCTCACCGGCTCGCCGTCGAGGAGGGCTTCCTCTCCCCCGCCGAGCTGGCCCGCGGCGCCGCCCGGGACGAGGACACGGTCGTCCAGGGACTCTGCGCGGAGGCCGCCCTGGCCGCCGTGGCGGAGGGCGACGCGGACGACGACGTACTCGAACCGCTGCTCGCCGCCCGCAATCCGCGGGCGCGGTCGGCCGGGGTGACCGCCTTGCGGCGGGCCGGGCGCGGGGAGCGGGCGTTCGGGTTTCTCGGCGACCGGGCCGCGGTGGTGCGGGCCTGTGCGCGGTATGTCGTACGGCAGTCCGGGGGTGACCCGGTGCAGTGGTACCGGCGGCGGTGTGCCGAGGCCGGTGATGCCGCGCTGTCGGCGGGGGTGGTGAGCGGGCTCGCGGAGTGCGGGGACCGGCGTGATGCCGAGGTGCTGTGGGCGTTGACCTCGTATCCGGATCCGGTGGTCAGGGCGCGCGCCGTGGGCGGGCTGCGGGCGCTGGACGTGCTGGACGTACCCCGGCTGCGGGCGCTGCTCGACGATCCCGCGCCCGGTGTGGTGCGGGAGGCGACCCTGGCGCTGGTGCCGTCCGCGCGGATGCTGGACGACGGGTGGCTGCTGGAGCG
This portion of the Streptomyces canus genome encodes:
- a CDS encoding SCO2583/SCO2584 N-terminal domain-containing protein; translated protein: MSAQDEDGEREFDIKWADGAELKEPSARARMLAARWKENPPKPQPFRADPEPRAPSRSSWRSTAIVLGTVAVIILVLGYADFRPF